DNA from Lentibacillus amyloliquefaciens:
GGATTAAACGTCGTCATCAACAAATGAATCGCGGACACGGTCCCAGAATGGAAATGGTCTGAACCTGGCAAACCGCACGCGTTCTTTGGCCACCCGGCATTGAATTGATTTGACGTTGGAATAATTTTCGGTAAAATGATCGACTGCTATCAAAAATGTTTTCTTTCGCCCTATCGGCTTCAGCATGCATGTGTGATGTTTCGGCAGAATAAGCGGCGAGCCGATTGTCCGGAAAACACGATTGTTGATCGAAGCTATCTCAGTCAGCTGAATGGCTTCGAGCGACGGGTGGATGATCCCGCCGCCAAGAGCTTTATTATAAGCGGTACTGCCCGATGGTGTAGAAATGCATAAACCATCACCGCGGAATGTTTCAAAATGGTTCCCTTTGATTTCCACATCAAACACGACAGATCCTTCAGCTGTTTTGATTGTGGCTTCATTCAAAGCGAGGTACCGGCTCTCTTCACCGCCTTCCATATCCCGTATGGTTACCTCAAGCAACGGGTATTCCACAACCTGGAAGGGGGTCTTCGCGATTTCAATAATAAGCTTTTCAACTTCCTCGGGAGTCCAGTCAGCATAAAACCCTAAATGCCCCGTATGTACACCAATAAATGATGTGGAATCAAGACAATGAATATATTGATGGAATGCCTCCAGAAAAGTCCCGTCACCGCCGACTGATATCACAAGATCAGGATTGTTTTCATCATACGCCATTTCAAAGTCTGTCAGATATTGCTTCATTGTGGCTTGAATTTTATTGGACCGTTCATCACCTTTAGACACAATCGCAAATTTCACAGTAAAACCTCCTTACTTTCGGTGGAATATCCGCTTGGCTTCTTGTACTTCATTTTTAATGATCGACATCTCTTCGTCAAGTTTAAAAGCTGCTTCAGCTGCCCGCTGAAGCCGTGATTTAATATCAGCGGGAATATTGCCTTTATATTTATAGTTTAACGAATGTTCATTGGTTGCCCAAAAATTCATGGCGAGCGTTCGGATTTGGATTTCTGAAATGACCATTTTGACGCCATTAATCGTTTCAACAGGATAATTAATAATCATATGATAAGAACGATAGCCGCTTTCTTTCTTATGTGAGACGTAATCTTTTTCTTCTATAATCTCCAAATCTTCCCGTGAGCGAATCATACTTACAATAGCATAGATATCATCGACAAATGGACAAACTACCCGGACCCCGGCTATATCCTGCAGCTCTTCAATGCGGTCCGGCGGGATATGTTTGGTTTCTGACTTTTCC
Protein-coding regions in this window:
- a CDS encoding NAD kinase — encoded protein: MKFAIVSKGDERSNKIQATMKQYLTDFEMAYDENNPDLVISVGGDGTFLEAFHQYIHCLDSTSFIGVHTGHLGFYADWTPEEVEKLIIEIAKTPFQVVEYPLLEVTIRDMEGGEESRYLALNEATIKTAEGSVVFDVEIKGNHFETFRGDGLCISTPSGSTAYNKALGGGIIHPSLEAIQLTEIASINNRVFRTIGSPLILPKHHTCMLKPIGRKKTFLIAVDHFTENYSNVKSIQCRVAKERVRFARFRPFPFWDRVRDSFVDDDV
- a CDS encoding GTP pyrophosphokinase, whose translation is MNWEALLAPYAQAVEELKIKLKGIRKQFEYESKDSPIEFITGRVKPVASILEKSETKHIPPDRIEELQDIAGVRVVCPFVDDIYAIVSMIRSREDLEIIEEKDYVSHKKESGYRSYHMIINYPVETINGVKMVISEIQIRTLAMNFWATNEHSLNYKYKGNIPADIKSRLQRAAEAAFKLDEEMSIIKNEVQEAKRIFHRK